Below is a window of Chionomys nivalis chromosome 19, mChiNiv1.1, whole genome shotgun sequence DNA.
attCGGTGCCGGAGTACACAGCCCCGGTCCAGAATGGACGAAGGAGACAAAGAAGGGAGACAGCAACCAGAACTCAGCAGAGCCGAGAGCAAACCTACAATGTTGGGGGTCTGAGGTTAGTCCTGATGTGACCTCACACAGGCTTGGGCTGCCCCATCCATGTGACCTGGCTGATTAGAGCCCCTATTGACGGACTCCcctttgtgtctctgtctttccttggCTGATGCCTCAAGTACTCAGCCCCTCTAATGCCGTTGGGTCCCCATTGTAGCTTAGGCTTCACTCTCATGACACCACAGAGGCCTCTTTCAGAGGAGGGCATCGTGAATGAAAACACTTCCACATACATCTGAATATGGATAGGGCACCCCGATCTAGGTAGGCAAGTTTCATTGTGGGTTATGAGGAGCTGTGGCCATACAAAGATGGTGGGGGCAGGGGGTCTTCCAGGAGGCCCAGAGCTCATCTGGGCTCACAACTACAACAGCAAGTCCAGAGTTAGAGGGCCTGGAGACGAGAGACCAGCAGTGGGCCGAGGAGCACAAGGGAGGGACCAGCGGGAGTGGGCAGGGCAGGAGGGCTGGCAGCACCCCAGGGACTGGCAGCTTACAGGTCAGCTggaaggaggcagacacagggcaCAGGGTCCATCTCAACACAGCCACGTGGCGGGGGGTTCCATAATCTCACTGCCTTGGGAGGGCAGCAGGCAGGGATGGGGCAGCACAGAGGAACGGAACAGACAGCAGGTGACCCAAGGAGCAGTTCATGTGGTAAAGGTGGCTGGGACTGGGTAAGTCTTagatagaaaagagaacaagctTTAGTGGCATATGGTCACACATGGGCATACAGTCCTGAACATACATGTGTGGTTATGTGCATATTTAgactagcacacacacataccgaAACTCTGAACCccgtgtgcacatatgcatgcatgtgcacacacacatagacacactggAAGAGCAAGCTCCTCTCCatgcctgcttctctctgctctctgactCCAGCTGAGGCTCATGGGAGGGCTCTCCCTGTGTTCAGCCTCCCACATTCTGTAAGCCCTTCCTAACGCTGGGAGAAGTGTGATCTAGTGGGTGTGTAAGGTCTGTCATCCTGCAGGGAGAACATCTGGATGCCTGGATCTCTGGGATCTCGTGTGAGGAAACCAGGAAGTGATGGAACTTGGCAGAATCCAGAAGGCCCCAGGGGAGGATGGGTGGGAGCTCAGGgccagcaggagctggagcaggtGTAATTAGCCATGAAGCTGAggacaaacaaaacaggaacataGCCAAcaacaaagccagcctgggaggGCAAAGGAAGCAAATAAGGAAGAGCAGCTGCATTCTGGGTAGTTGGGGAGCACTGGGTGGGATATAAAAGCCACCCTGGAAGGAGCTCCAGACATCTTCACCCTCCTCCAGACCAGCCAGCATCTGTCACCATGTGCCACACCAGCTGCTCCTCAGGCTGCCAGTCATCCTGCTGTGTGTCCAGCCCCTGCCAGTCATCCTGCTGCAGACCTGCTATCTGCATTCCTGTGAGATACCAGGCggcctgctgtgtgcctgtgagCTGCAGACCCACTGTGTGCTTGACTCCCTCCTgccagtcctctgtgtgtgtgcctgtgagctgCCGGCCTGTCTGTGTGACCTCCTCCTGCCAGTCATCCGGGTGCTGCCAgccctcctgccccaccctggTCTGCAGACCCTCCTGCTGCTGACCAGTGTCTCCAAACCACCTGCTTCCATGAAGATGGGACACACCTGTGTTGCCAAAACCTTTTCTACTTGACCTCAGGTTTGTGTGTGCAGCAGATGGGAAACATACCTATCCCAACCTGTCATTTGGGGGAGAACAGAATGCAGAAGCAAGATCTGTGTCACTTCCCCCTGCCCTCCGATGGATGTCCTGGCTGCAGGGCCTTCTCTAACCCTGTGTGCTAAATAAACCAGTTCTTTTGAGCTCAGATGCATTGTTTCATGTCTGTCTTCCTGGCTCTTGTATCAGAAAGGCTATGTCAGGTTCATAAATGTTCTCTACGAATCTTTGGGAGACGAGATGGGGTGAAGGACATGGCCAGGCTGTGCAGATGTCATCAGGTTCCTGGCATTCCTGTGTGCACGAGTGTGCAGCCCTGATGTGAACTCATTGTCTTCGCTGCATCCTACCCCCCTCCCTCAGTTCTTGCCCAGGGCATCTGTAGCCGACATTCTGATTGTCCCTGGCTAgttttcctctctagtgctgtCTTGTATCCTGGGTCCTGGTGACTTTTACAGGGCACTTTTTGGGTGTGTGAATCTTAGTTATACAGTGTGATTGACCCTGTAACCCCTCCCCTTCAGCGGTGCGCACGTGCCCATCTTTAATTGGCTGGCGATCAATTATAACCTAATAAACACACAGCACTTCCACCTTAGAAACTTGAAAGCGTCGTCTTGTTCTGCTGACTTCTTGGGGCCGTGGCTGCTGCAGTCATGTGGGCATCGCCTGCCTGTCAGTGAGTAGAGTCCAATCTGTGCTCCATGTGCCCCGGACATGTATTCTTAAGTGTTTGTCAGTGTTGTCTATGACCTGGGGCATTGGTGACAGTCTCTCATTTCTGGTGTGCATCCTTACTTCTGGCCTCCTGCAGTCTGTTGTGAGCAGTTCCCACGGAGGTTCCCAGGGATGGACAAGGAGCCCGGTGTCTGCTGTGCCTGTGTCTCCGTCCTGCTCAGTCTCTCCCAGAGCTGACTGCTGGCTGTCCTGGGCTAcagctgctttctttctgttgCAGAGAGGCGAGTTGTTAATATAGTTTTATAGCTCAACAGTCAAGGTGATCTGCGTCTACCATGTGGTATAAATCTGAGCTTTGGAGtagggcatggtggtgtgtgaatcccagcactcaggaggcagaggcaggcagatctctgagttcgaagccagcctggtctacagagtaagttccaggacagccagggttacacagagaaaccctgtctcagaaaaataaacaagcaagcaaataaaaaagcTGAGATTTTGATGAAACTAGGCAGACATGGGACCAGCCCCCATTATTCTCAATATCCCTCAAGTTCTGGACACAGGAAAAAAGTCCGTATTGTTGTCTGTCAGATTATGCAGGAATGACCTCGAGTCTAGCTCCCAGCAGAGTCCCTGTTCCCATGTGAAACCTCCTGGGCTCAGACTTCCTTCCTGTCTGAATCCCAGTGGCGTTCTTGTCTTCTGTGACCCCACGAGGGCTCCCCCTCAAGCTCTGCTTACTGCTTTCTAGGGCTTCTGTGCTTCACCTCTCTGAACTCTGGCAAATTCTGTCCACAAACCTGTGACAAAGACCCGAGAGAGCCCCTGATGAGATCAGTTACAGCAGCTTCGCCCCTTCTTCTCATAATGAGGCTCTGCATTCGTTAGCTCTGCAGTACTGCAGTGAATCACCCAGCAGAAcgacagaagagggagaagaacttGGTGCTAGTCCATGGCTCCTGAGTGGTCAGTCCATCACAGTGGAGTGGAGTGGTTCACACCATGGGGGACAACTAAACAGACATAAGATTGCTGTCACTTGGCTGGCTTTCTCCTTGTTTGTTCTCCCAGGATCCTAACCCATGGAATGTGTGTTGCCTCATTCAAGTAGGGTCTCCCTTCTCAGTTCATCCTCCATGAAACACCTGCACAGACATACCTTgagatgtgtctctgtctcctgggttATTCTAAACCCAGCCAGGTTGACAGTGAAGATGAACCTCCAAACCTTCTCTCCCTGGAATGGCCCTGAGGCCTATCCCAGGCTCCTTGTGTGGTTTGCATATACCCCAAGAAGTAAACCCTAGGAATCAAGTTCAGAATGTGAGAAAAACAGGAATGGATGTTATGGCCGGGCATTTTAGGGGGCAGTACCAATTCTCCCAAAAGTCATGAGGAAGGGAGGATAGAGAATAAGAGAGAAGATTTAGGGAGGTGCCTCTGCCCAACCATGCAGGAAGTTTGGAGAGAGGTGAGATTCTTCCTAATTCAACAGGATCATGATGGAGTGTTGGCCAGGAGGGACAGTTTTTCCCTGGACTTTGGAGGTAACAAGGAATAATAACATTTTGGAGATAATACTAGAGACAGGTCCAGTATTCGACATATTCTATAGCAGGGGTCAGTAGAAAGCAATGATGCTTTGGGTGAGGGTGCTGAAGATCAGGGTGGGACAGGGGGTGGCAGCACCTGGAGCAGGGAAGCTCATAAATGTGACAGGCGTGTAGCTCTTTAGTGTGGAGGACACCTGCATGCATCAGCCAGACATGCAGCAGGCCTGCTTACAGACGGCAGCCACACAGGGGCTGTCTCATCAGGGGCACACATTGACTTCATGGCAGTAGAAAACCTCATTGCCCCAGTTTGGGTGGAAGGCAATAGGGGTACAGCATAGAGAAGCAGTGCAGGCTGACAGGATTCTGCAGAGTCTGACACTTTCTTCTCATTGCATCAGTAAATCTTCATTGTCACCTTTACTAAAGTTAGGCCCTTCTAAGGTACACATCTCTGGCATGTCTGTGAAGGTATTTACAGAGAACTTTCACcgaggagggaaggaagacccCGTGTATTTGTTACTCTTCTGCGACAGAACACCAAGACCCAGAGAACCTAGCGAAGGGCAGGTTTCTTTTGGTTTGCAGTTCCCATGGCTAACTGTCCATCACAACAGGAaagcgtggcagcaggcaggcatggtggcaggagcagcaaGCCGAGAACTCCTATCTCCAAATGCAAGCACcaagcagagagaacaaaccaGAAGGGACACAAGGCTTTCAATTTGTGAAGCCtgccccaatgacacacttcctcctgcaAGGCTGTGCCTCCTTAAGATCTCTTGAAAGAGCGCCACCAACTGAACACCAAGTGTTAAAGGCCTGAGCCTGTGGGggagcatttctcattcaaactgccacagatGCCACCCTGAATTGGGGTCATGgatttaataaaaggaaaaacaggagAGCACACCATGCAATATGCCCAGTCACCTCCCTCATGCCACCATGTATCCCCTCAcaccgtgagccaaaataaaccctcccttcttAAGCTGTTTTCCCCAGGCattttgccatagaaaccagaaaaCACCAAGACAAAAACTGAATATACAAAGACCATCTATGTCCTGGATTGTTGGGCCACTGGCCTATGAATAAAGGCCATCCTCGGAATGAATTCCTGGCTTTCTCACAATCCTCCAGCACCAACCAGTAGAGTCCTGTAATGTGGTTCACAGTCCTTCAGAGATGGGTAGTGGGAGGGACGGAGAGGGGTTTGGAGCTGTGAGCTGTGAGCTAAAGCAGCTCTCCAATGCTGTGTGCAGAGCTGAACGGGCCATCCTCTAGGAGGATGCAAGAGTAGAATTCTAATAAAAGACAGCACTAAAGATGGCTTGTGTGGCTTCAGAGCAGAATATGAACTCACCAGGAACTGTGCTAAAAGTCATTTGTGGGTGAgtcagccaaacaaacaaaacaaaacaaaaaactgctttCTGCCCCTGTCTAAACATCTCTAAGTGAAGTGGAATTGAAAGGTCATGGGCTAAGGCATTTTATAGAGGGTTCTCAGACAGCTCAGAGTTCAGGCTGTAGCGTCTGACTGCTTGCTCTCAGATGGTCTACAGTGAGACGAGCAGATGCTGTGAAAATGTGCAGATGGGTGAGGAGAGGAGCCAGTTTACAGATGTAGACCAGCTGAGTGTGTGGAAAAAGTGTGATTCCTGAGGTGATTAGCACCATTAGAGAGAAACCTCGCATTTGACTCTGGAAAAGAATTTAAGGACCACTAGGGCAAGACCCCACTCCTCAAACCTGTGAAAATGCAAATTCGTTTTGAAGGAGAAAACTCCCGAACTGGAAATGTACTGAAGGGTTTCCCTGTTCCAGAACAACTGCCTAGGGAATTTATCCCCAGGTTCTCCAGCTAAGGCACACTGAGGTGTAAGAGGAGGTTGCTTATTCGTCCTgtccacccagaaccaaaataaccacacagaaactgtattatttaaatcactgcttggcttagctctagcttcttattggctaactcttacatattaatttaacccatttctattaatctgtgtatcacaacgtggctgtggcttattggcaagATTCCAACcggcgtctgtctccagcggctccatggtttttctcactgactctgcctttctttctctaagcattcagtttcattttctccgcctacctaagttctgccctgctataggtccaaagccttttctttactcattaatggtaatcacagaatacagagggaaatcccacatcactgaggCCTTGCCAGCTCTGGCGAAGGGGGGGCTACATTCTATCTTGTGCAGAAGAACATGGCAACATTGTTACATGGTGTTCTAGACTTGCAGACTCCAAGAGTTGCCGGTTTATGAAGCCTTGCCACAAGGTTTCAGAACACCTCTGAGTTCAGACTGTGTGGCAGGGTTGGCTACCTTAGGTCTACTAAAAAACGTGTGTGTGAAGTTGTAAAGGTGAAACCTAAGTTTCAATAGAGACCCCAGGATGTTAGAGGTGTAAGGACTCTGGGATATCCACCAACAAAAACTCCAGGCATGAAGTGGAACCTGCCTAAGAAAGAGGCTCTGTATAGTTCAGAAAGCAGAGGCGGAGGGATGGGACTACCCAAAGTTGTTGAGGACCAGATGTATCCACCATGAGTCCCAGATGCCTGATATGGAGCTGATGGAGTTGGTGTTTACTGTTTGCCCAAATGCCTTCTCCAGGAACTTAGAAGAGATGTAATCTTCCATTATCCAGctgaacacaaacaaaaacagaaacaaaagcaaggcTAGCACTGGGGACAGGAcaggaagcaaacacaaacacaaaactgtaTCCTAGGTGGTCGAGTCACTGAGCTGGGTATAAAAGCCACCCTGGACGGGGGGCTCCAGACATCTTCACCCTCCTCCAGACCAGCTAGCTTCCACCATGTGCCACACCAGCTGCTCCTCAGGCTGCCAGCCTGCCTGCTGCGTGTCCAGCCCCTGCCAGCCATCCTGCTACATGTCCAGCCCTTGCCAATCATCCTGCTGCAGGCCTGTTATCTGCATTCCTGTGAGATACCAGGTGGCCTGCTGTGTGCCCGTGAGCTGCAGACCCACTGTGTGCATGGCTCCCTCCTgccagtcctctgtgtgtgtgcctgtgagctgCCGGCCTGTCTGTGTGACCTCCTCCTGCCAGTCATCCGGGTGCTGCCAgccctcctgccccaccctggTCTGCAGACCTGTCACCTGTAGCACGCCCACCTGCTGCTGACCAGTATCTGCAAATCACCTGCCCCCATGAAGATGCATACTCCGTCCTGTCCAATCCCATTCTTGGCCATGGATTCAACAGGAAGCAGGTGGGAAACACATTCACTGCACCCTGGAACTGGAAAGAAGATGCGGAAGAATGAACCAGCTCCCCCTGCCCTGTCCTTCTTTGGAGGATGTCCTGCATGCAGAGTGCCTCTCTAACCTGTGTGTCAAATAAAGCTGCATTTTCTAATCAGCTGTGCTTGTCTGCCCTGATTCCCGACTCTCTAGGTGATCTGAAAGGGCATAGGCCAATGATTTCTCTGATCCAGCCTCACTgtgactcaggaggtagagattGGTAGAGGACATGGCCTGATGAAATAGACCCTATGGTGGCCCAGGAGAATGTGGCCCCTGTCACAGACTCGCTGTCTCTCATAGTTCCGTTCTTTGTGCTCCCTTTCCGGTCCCCTGCAGCAGGGGCTGCATGGGCAGTGGTTGCTCACATCATCCCTGGCTGCAGCCGTGTGGGCATCACTTGTCCGTCTGTCAGTGAGTAGAGCTGAATCTGTGCTCCGTGTGCTTCTAGGCTTAGTCGGCGATGTCTGAGCTTATTTCCTCCGTGTGCGTTGGCGACAGTCTCCTGTCTCTAACGTGCATCCTCCTCTCATGTAGACTGCAGGGAGAAGCTCATGTGGAGGCTCCCAGGGATGGGCATGCCTTTGACTGTACCTGCGGCTCTGTCCTGCCCTGCCCCTCCTGGAGCTCCCACTGCT
It encodes the following:
- the LOC130861967 gene encoding keratin-associated protein 12-1-like, which codes for MCHTSCSSGCQSSCCVSSPCQSSCCRPAICIPVRYQAACCVPVSCRPTVCLTPSCQSSVCVPVSCRPVCVTSSCQSSGCCQPSCPTLVCRPSCC
- the LOC130862134 gene encoding keratin-associated protein 12-1-like, whose amino-acid sequence is MCHTSCSSGCQPACCVSSPCQPSCYMSSPCQSSCCRPVICIPVRYQVACCVPVSCRPTVCMAPSCQSSVCVPVSCRPVCVTSSCQSSGCCQPSCPTLVCRPVTCSTPTCC